The following coding sequences lie in one Amycolatopsis cihanbeyliensis genomic window:
- the rpsK gene encoding 30S ribosomal protein S11: MPPKSRAAGTKKVRRKEKKNVAHGHAHIKSTFNNTIVSITDPTGAVISWASSGHVGFKGSRKSTPFAAQMAAENAARKAAEHGMKKVDVFVKGPGSGRETAIRSLQAAGLEVGTIQDVTPQPHNGCRPPKRRRV, encoded by the coding sequence ATGCCACCGAAGTCTCGCGCCGCGGGGACCAAGAAGGTCCGGCGCAAGGAAAAGAAGAATGTCGCGCACGGCCACGCGCACATCAAGAGCACCTTCAACAACACCATCGTCTCCATCACCGACCCGACCGGGGCGGTGATCTCCTGGGCCTCCTCCGGCCACGTCGGTTTCAAGGGCTCGCGGAAGTCCACGCCGTTCGCCGCGCAGATGGCAGCCGAGAACGCCGCCCGCAAGGCGGCCGAGCACGGCATGAAGAAGGTCGACGTGTTCGTCAAGGGGCCTGGTTCCGGCCGAGAGACAGCGATCCGTTCGCTGCAGGCCGCCGGTCTCGAGGTCGGCACGATTCAGGACGTGACCCCGCAGCCGCACAACGGTTGCCGCCCGCCGAAGCGGCGTCGGGTCTGA
- a CDS encoding adenylate kinase, translated as MTRLVLVGPPGAGKGTQAVALSERLGVPHISTGDLFRAHVGEQTPLGKEAKRYLDSGELVPDSVTNEMVRERLAEPDAKVGFLLDGFPRNTKQAEVLGQMLSEVDTTLDAVIQLEVPEEALVQRLLGRGRSDDTEDVIRRRQQVYQSETAPLLEYYADILIKVDGVGEVGEVSTRVVEALRDRR; from the coding sequence ATGACGCGTCTGGTTCTCGTCGGTCCGCCCGGTGCGGGCAAGGGCACCCAAGCCGTCGCGCTGTCGGAGCGGCTGGGCGTGCCACACATCTCCACCGGTGACCTGTTCCGCGCCCATGTGGGTGAGCAGACCCCCTTGGGCAAGGAGGCGAAGCGTTACCTGGATTCCGGTGAGCTGGTGCCGGACTCCGTGACCAATGAGATGGTTCGGGAGCGGCTTGCCGAACCAGATGCGAAGGTCGGGTTCCTCCTCGACGGCTTCCCCCGCAACACCAAACAGGCCGAGGTTCTCGGTCAGATGCTGTCCGAGGTGGATACCACTCTGGACGCGGTTATCCAGCTGGAGGTCCCCGAGGAAGCGCTCGTGCAGCGGTTGCTCGGTCGTGGCCGGTCGGACGACACCGAGGACGTCATTCGTCGGCGCCAGCAGGTGTATCAGTCGGAGACGGCACCGTTGCTCGAGTACTACGCCGACATCCTGATCAAGGTGGATGGGGTAGGCGAGGTCGGTGAGGTCTCGACACGGGTCGTAGAAGCGCTGCGCGATCGCAGGTGA
- the rpmJ gene encoding 50S ribosomal protein L36 encodes MKVQPSVKRICDKCQIVRRHGRIMVICDNLRHKQRQG; translated from the coding sequence GTGAAGGTTCAACCGAGCGTCAAGAGGATCTGCGACAAGTGCCAGATCGTCCGGCGGCATGGCCGGATCATGGTGATCTGCGACAACCTGCGGCACAAGCAGCGGCAGGGCTGA
- the infA gene encoding translation initiation factor IF-1: MGKKDGAIEVEGRVIEPLPNAMFRVELENGHKVLAHISGKMRQHYIRILPEDRVVVELSPYDLSRGRIVYRYK; this comes from the coding sequence ATGGGCAAGAAGGACGGGGCCATCGAGGTCGAGGGCCGCGTAATCGAGCCGCTTCCCAACGCGATGTTCCGCGTCGAGTTGGAAAACGGCCACAAGGTCCTTGCACACATCAGTGGCAAGATGCGGCAGCACTACATCCGCATCCTGCCGGAGGACAGGGTCGTCGTGGAGTTGTCCCCCTACGACCTGTCTCGCGGTCGCATCGTCTACCGCTACAAGTGA
- a CDS encoding DNA-directed RNA polymerase subunit alpha, with the protein MLISQRPALGEETVNETRSRFTIEPLEPGFGYTLGNSLRRTLLSSIPGAAVTSIRIDGVLHEFTTVPGVKEDVTDIILNLKELVVSSEEDEPVTMYLRKQGPGDVTAADIVPPAGVTVHNPDLHIASLNGKGKLEIELVVERGRGYVPALQNKQAGAEIGRIPVDSIYSPVMKVTYKVEATRVEQRTDFDKLILDVETKPSITPRDAVASAGKTLVELFGLARELNVDAEGIEIGPSPQEADTIAAYAMPIEDLDLTVRSYNCLKREGIHTVGELVSRSEADLLDIRNFGAKSIDEVKLKLVGLGLALKDSPPGFDPTAAAASYDGEGWSDGVDGITSSISDNGHDDGQDYAETEQL; encoded by the coding sequence GTGCTGATTTCCCAGCGGCCGGCTCTCGGCGAGGAGACGGTCAACGAGACTCGTTCCCGGTTCACCATCGAGCCGCTCGAGCCCGGTTTCGGTTACACCCTCGGCAACTCGCTGCGGCGTACACTGCTGTCGTCTATCCCGGGCGCAGCCGTGACGAGCATCCGCATCGACGGCGTGCTGCATGAGTTCACCACCGTGCCCGGGGTGAAGGAGGATGTCACCGACATCATCCTGAACCTCAAGGAGCTGGTCGTGAGCTCCGAGGAGGACGAGCCGGTCACGATGTACCTGCGCAAGCAGGGCCCGGGTGACGTTACCGCCGCGGACATCGTGCCCCCGGCCGGTGTCACGGTGCACAACCCGGACCTGCACATTGCCTCACTCAACGGCAAGGGCAAGCTCGAGATCGAACTGGTCGTCGAGCGTGGCCGCGGCTACGTGCCCGCGCTGCAGAACAAGCAGGCGGGTGCCGAGATCGGCCGGATCCCGGTGGACTCGATCTACTCGCCGGTCATGAAGGTGACGTACAAGGTCGAGGCGACTCGTGTCGAGCAGCGTACCGACTTCGACAAGCTGATCCTGGACGTCGAGACCAAGCCGTCGATCACCCCGCGTGACGCTGTCGCTTCGGCCGGTAAGACGCTGGTCGAGCTGTTCGGCCTGGCTCGCGAGCTGAACGTGGACGCCGAGGGCATCGAGATCGGGCCGTCGCCGCAGGAAGCGGACACCATCGCCGCCTACGCGATGCCGATCGAGGACCTGGACCTGACGGTGCGGTCCTACAACTGCCTCAAGCGCGAGGGGATCCACACGGTCGGCGAGCTGGTCTCGCGGAGCGAGGCCGACCTGCTCGACATCCGGAACTTCGGGGCGAAGTCGATCGACGAGGTGAAGCTCAAGCTGGTCGGTCTCGGCCTCGCGCTGAAGGACAGCCCGCCCGGATTCGACCCGACGGCAGCCGCCGCCAGCTACGACGGCGAGGGTTGGTCGGACGGTGTCGACGGCATCACGAGCAGCATTTCGGACAACGGCCACGACGATGGCCAGGACTACGCAGAGACGGAGCAGCTGTAA
- the secY gene encoding preprotein translocase subunit SecY, which translates to MLSAFRSALATPDLRKKILFTLMIVAVYRVGAVMPAPGVSYPNVQACQAQVEDQGIYSLLNLFSGGALLQLSIFSTGIMPYITASIIVQLLTVVIPRFEELKKEGQAGQGKLTQYTRYLTIGLAILQATGVVALADRGAMFQGCPESVIPDNSVYALAMIVLTMTAGTAVMMWLGELITERGVGNGMSVLIFLNIAARIPAEGANILSSQGGTVFAFVCVLALAIIASVVFVEQGQRRIPVQYAKRMIGRRMYGGTSTYLPIKVNQAGVIPVIFGSSLLYLPDLISRLIGDPTDASGWQAFMQRYIVDQSSWLHILLYFALIMFFTYFYISITFNVDERAEEMKKFGGFIPGIRPGRPTAEYLRFVLNRITLPGSIYLGLVAILPNFFLSVTDPGQNQNFPFGGTAVLIMVGVGLDTMKQIESQLMQRNYEGFLR; encoded by the coding sequence GTGCTCAGCGCCTTCCGCTCGGCTCTCGCGACGCCGGACCTGCGCAAGAAGATCCTGTTCACGCTGATGATCGTGGCGGTCTACCGTGTGGGTGCCGTCATGCCGGCGCCCGGGGTCTCCTATCCCAACGTGCAGGCATGTCAAGCGCAGGTCGAAGACCAGGGCATCTACTCGCTGCTGAACCTGTTCAGTGGCGGGGCTCTCCTACAGCTGTCGATTTTTTCGACCGGCATCATGCCGTATATCACCGCGAGCATCATCGTTCAGCTGCTCACCGTGGTGATCCCTCGCTTCGAGGAGCTGAAGAAGGAGGGGCAGGCCGGTCAGGGCAAGCTGACCCAGTACACCCGGTACCTCACCATCGGTCTCGCGATCCTGCAGGCGACCGGTGTGGTGGCGCTCGCCGACCGTGGTGCGATGTTCCAGGGCTGCCCGGAATCGGTCATCCCGGACAACAGTGTCTACGCGCTGGCGATGATCGTGCTGACGATGACGGCCGGTACCGCCGTGATGATGTGGCTCGGCGAGCTGATCACCGAGCGCGGTGTCGGCAACGGCATGTCCGTGCTGATCTTCCTGAATATCGCGGCCCGGATCCCGGCCGAGGGCGCCAACATCCTCAGCAGCCAGGGCGGAACGGTGTTCGCCTTCGTCTGCGTGCTCGCACTGGCGATCATCGCCAGCGTGGTTTTCGTCGAGCAGGGGCAGCGTCGCATCCCGGTGCAGTACGCCAAGCGCATGATCGGGCGCCGGATGTACGGCGGGACCTCCACCTACCTGCCGATCAAGGTCAACCAGGCCGGTGTCATTCCGGTCATCTTCGGTTCCTCTCTGCTGTACCTGCCGGACCTGATCAGCCGGCTCATCGGTGACCCGACCGACGCCTCCGGGTGGCAGGCGTTCATGCAGCGTTACATCGTCGATCAGTCCAGCTGGCTGCACATCCTGCTGTACTTCGCACTGATCATGTTCTTCACGTACTTCTACATCTCCATCACGTTCAACGTTGACGAACGTGCCGAGGAGATGAAGAAGTTCGGTGGCTTCATCCCAGGTATCAGGCCAGGGCGCCCGACAGCGGAGTACCTGCGCTTCGTGCTGAACCGGATCACTCTGCCGGGGTCGATCTACCTCGGTCTGGTGGCGATCCTTCCCAACTTCTTCCTGTCCGTTACCGACCCGGGGCAGAACCAGAACTTCCCGTTCGGCGGCACGGCTGTGCTGATCATGGTCGGTGTCGGTCTCGACACCATGAAGCAGATTGAAAGCCAGCTGATGCAGCGCAACTACGAAGGGTTCCTCCGATGA
- the rpmD gene encoding 50S ribosomal protein L30, giving the protein MAQLKVTQIKSRIGTKQNHRDTLRTLGLRKIRQSVVREDTPQVRGLIHTVRHLVTVEEVK; this is encoded by the coding sequence ATGGCACAGCTCAAGGTCACCCAGATCAAGAGCAGGATCGGCACCAAGCAGAACCACCGGGACACCCTGCGCACCCTCGGGCTGCGCAAGATCCGGCAGTCCGTGGTGCGTGAGGACACCCCCCAGGTCCGCGGCCTGATCCACACGGTGCGGCACCTGGTGACCGTGGAGGAGGTCAAGTAA
- the eccE gene encoding type VII secretion protein EccE, producing MANLILLEVGFAIGLVLIAINSELVYVAIGVLAVLLVCAFLRWNGKWFTQWVGLTARYMFRSHDRVAQPIAPTSLESIAADEEAVTGPDDPRVNLLRLAVSDLVVAHGVDHEGQQVGLAWNDGTWTAVLLVEPAPALITQAGGAPSLPLSALAPCLEDRGVVLDSIQMIWHCYPGSAALPSDSPALSSYMEVLGPLPAAARRTTWVAIRLDPRRCPTAVRERGGGVVGAHRALIGALSRVRNALESRGVPTRPLDPDELLRAGISAAELTGVAGSGNQVGLKERWTGVTAAGIGHASYAITGWPKGKISNSLNVLTSVRALSATVAMSISPAADEGNVGLRGIVRVSARNPRELEAADSRLSTISDRLGVTLTPLRGRQVDGFAATLPMGGTA from the coding sequence GTGGCGAACCTCATACTGCTGGAAGTCGGATTTGCGATCGGCCTGGTCCTGATCGCGATCAATTCGGAACTGGTCTACGTAGCGATCGGTGTACTGGCAGTGCTGTTGGTGTGCGCATTCCTGCGCTGGAACGGCAAGTGGTTCACCCAATGGGTTGGTCTTACGGCGCGATACATGTTCCGTTCACACGATCGGGTCGCACAACCGATAGCTCCAACCAGCCTTGAATCCATCGCCGCCGACGAGGAGGCGGTCACCGGCCCGGACGACCCACGGGTGAACTTGCTCCGGCTGGCCGTATCGGATCTCGTCGTGGCACACGGCGTCGACCATGAGGGGCAACAAGTTGGGCTTGCCTGGAACGACGGCACCTGGACTGCGGTGTTGCTGGTCGAACCGGCACCGGCGTTGATCACGCAGGCGGGCGGCGCTCCCAGCCTGCCGCTTTCGGCACTGGCGCCCTGCCTCGAGGACCGAGGGGTGGTCCTCGACTCGATTCAGATGATCTGGCATTGCTACCCGGGCAGCGCGGCGCTGCCGTCCGACTCTCCCGCGCTCAGTTCGTACATGGAGGTGCTCGGGCCCCTGCCTGCGGCCGCACGCCGGACGACCTGGGTGGCCATCCGCCTGGATCCGCGGCGTTGCCCCACCGCGGTACGTGAGCGTGGCGGCGGCGTGGTCGGGGCGCATCGCGCCCTGATCGGCGCGCTGTCACGGGTCCGCAACGCGCTGGAGTCACGAGGCGTCCCCACCCGGCCTCTCGATCCGGACGAGCTACTGCGGGCGGGCATCTCGGCCGCGGAACTGACCGGCGTGGCCGGCTCGGGCAACCAGGTCGGGCTGAAGGAACGATGGACCGGTGTCACAGCGGCCGGCATCGGCCACGCCAGCTACGCGATCACGGGATGGCCGAAGGGCAAGATCAGCAACAGCCTCAACGTCCTGACAAGTGTCCGAGCGCTGTCGGCCACCGTGGCCATGTCGATCTCGCCTGCCGCGGACGAGGGCAACGTGGGCTTGCGAGGCATCGTCCGGGTCAGCGCCCGTAACCCTCGGGAACTCGAAGCGGCTGACTCGCGGCTGAGCACCATCTCCGACCGGCTGGGTGTGACCTTGACTCCCTTGCGGGGCAGGCAGGTTGACGGATTCGCCGCCACCCTTCCGATGGGAGGCACCGCATGA
- the truA gene encoding tRNA pseudouridine(38-40) synthase TruA — protein sequence MRLDVSYDGTDFSGWARQPDRRTVQGVLEEALARQPPGAAVPRSVVVAGRTDAGVHATGQVVHADTAPLAGETRSGRLAVDARGIPELDRMRYRWNRYLPADLRILAVRVAPAGFDARFSAVRRHYRYRISDAPWGVDPLRRRDTLAWGRPLDVDAMNEASAALLGLHDFAAFCKQRDGATTVRELQEFSWWRADEYLVEVSVAADAFCHSMVRSLVGAVLMVGDGRRSIERPTDQLNSGVRGSTVAPAHGLTLVGVEYPPDDDLAARAEQTRNLRVPGGGR from the coding sequence CTGCGCCTCGACGTCAGCTATGACGGCACCGATTTCTCGGGTTGGGCGCGGCAGCCCGATCGGCGGACGGTGCAGGGGGTTCTCGAGGAGGCGCTGGCGAGGCAGCCCCCGGGTGCGGCGGTCCCGCGTTCCGTCGTTGTCGCCGGGCGAACCGACGCCGGTGTACACGCCACCGGCCAGGTCGTCCATGCTGACACGGCGCCTTTAGCGGGCGAAACGCGCTCCGGACGGCTTGCGGTCGATGCTCGCGGTATCCCCGAGCTCGACCGTATGCGCTACCGATGGAATCGGTATCTGCCCGCTGACCTGCGAATCCTTGCTGTTCGGGTAGCTCCGGCCGGATTTGACGCACGGTTCTCCGCCGTGCGCAGGCATTACCGCTATCGGATCTCAGACGCCCCGTGGGGCGTCGACCCGTTACGGCGGCGCGACACCCTCGCTTGGGGACGACCACTCGACGTGGATGCGATGAATGAGGCGTCAGCGGCGTTACTGGGCCTGCATGACTTCGCGGCGTTCTGCAAGCAGCGTGACGGCGCAACCACCGTCAGGGAGTTGCAAGAGTTCAGCTGGTGGCGCGCGGACGAGTACCTCGTGGAGGTTTCCGTCGCGGCGGACGCTTTTTGTCATTCTATGGTGCGCAGCCTGGTCGGTGCCGTGCTCATGGTCGGGGACGGCCGCCGTTCGATCGAAAGGCCCACCGACCAGCTCAACAGCGGTGTCCGGGGCAGCACCGTAGCCCCCGCGCACGGTCTTACTCTTGTGGGTGTCGAGTACCCGCCCGATGACGACCTGGCCGCACGTGCCGAGCAAACCCGCAATCTGCGAGTCCCCGGAGGCGGTCGCTAG
- the eccB gene encoding type VII secretion protein EccB, whose protein sequence is MPSTPTTKSQVQAYQFVLRRMQSALVRRDAVMLHDPMRTHSRATVVGVVISVLGLLGFMIFGLFKPKPTVPNSGNIVIGKESGSIYVVTGNPKTLIPTFNLASARLLLMAQQERAQEGGDGAAAGGGNVEVKEPNFVSDEQLKDIPRARQQGIPDGPPLLPTAEQRISDNWAVCDVIGLNMSLPDPTSANENTTTVVGGVEKLGKELTQNEALLATAENGKTYLIYRLSGDANRPHADTVRAEIDMENQRSVRRALNLSGKPRYISMSLLNAIPPVGEIKAPTVPGAGSPNNFGLDGIEVGQVFSSSRVDSTLYFVVTREGVQQVSKAVADMVRFERSPNSGPPPEVSVDRLQGLSEVGPGMDSYLDVADYPKVVPTVLDPVRYPSSCLGWTIEGEGQNRDGHTKVFVGADSPVPADAQGNSEAVEVGQPGPNGLPLDSFYMQPGYAAVVRSATGKDSFGRGPIQLVSDRGMRYGVPSERTAASLGLNDPRPAPESILRLLPTGPSLNTQDALRTFDSVPVEPPEPGDFEVQSPEAAGAPGGG, encoded by the coding sequence ATGCCGTCAACACCGACAACCAAGTCTCAGGTCCAGGCGTACCAGTTCGTGCTGCGGCGGATGCAGTCGGCGCTGGTGCGCAGGGACGCCGTGATGCTGCACGACCCGATGCGGACGCACTCCCGCGCGACCGTGGTCGGTGTCGTGATCAGCGTTCTCGGCCTGCTCGGCTTCATGATCTTCGGCTTGTTCAAGCCCAAGCCGACCGTCCCGAACTCGGGAAACATCGTGATCGGGAAGGAGTCCGGCTCGATCTATGTCGTGACCGGCAATCCGAAGACGCTCATCCCGACGTTCAACCTGGCGTCCGCGCGACTCCTGCTCATGGCGCAGCAGGAGCGGGCCCAAGAGGGCGGTGACGGTGCTGCTGCAGGTGGCGGCAATGTCGAGGTGAAGGAACCGAACTTCGTCTCAGACGAGCAGCTCAAGGACATTCCGCGGGCTCGACAACAGGGCATCCCGGACGGCCCTCCGCTACTGCCCACCGCCGAACAGCGGATTTCGGACAATTGGGCGGTCTGCGATGTGATCGGTCTCAATATGAGCCTTCCGGACCCCACCAGCGCGAACGAGAACACGACCACGGTGGTCGGGGGTGTCGAGAAACTCGGTAAGGAACTGACCCAGAACGAGGCCTTGCTGGCCACCGCGGAGAACGGTAAGACCTATCTGATCTACCGCCTGAGCGGGGACGCCAACCGTCCGCATGCCGACACCGTTCGTGCCGAGATCGACATGGAGAACCAACGGTCCGTGCGTCGGGCGCTCAACCTGAGTGGCAAGCCCCGCTACATCTCGATGAGCCTGCTCAACGCCATCCCACCGGTCGGTGAGATCAAGGCGCCCACGGTGCCCGGCGCGGGGTCGCCGAACAACTTCGGTTTGGACGGCATCGAGGTCGGCCAGGTTTTCTCGTCATCCCGTGTGGACAGCACGTTGTACTTCGTGGTCACCCGGGAGGGCGTCCAGCAGGTGTCGAAGGCAGTGGCCGACATGGTCCGCTTCGAGCGTTCCCCGAACAGCGGCCCACCGCCCGAGGTCAGCGTCGACAGGCTGCAGGGACTGTCCGAGGTCGGGCCCGGTATGGACTCCTACCTGGACGTGGCCGACTACCCCAAGGTGGTCCCGACGGTGCTGGACCCGGTGCGGTATCCATCCAGTTGCCTCGGTTGGACGATCGAGGGTGAAGGGCAGAACCGCGACGGCCACACCAAGGTGTTCGTCGGTGCGGACTCGCCGGTGCCGGCCGATGCTCAGGGCAATTCGGAGGCGGTCGAGGTCGGTCAGCCCGGTCCGAACGGTCTGCCGCTGGACAGCTTCTACATGCAACCCGGCTACGCCGCCGTGGTGCGTTCGGCTACTGGGAAGGACAGCTTCGGCCGTGGGCCGATTCAGCTCGTCTCGGATCGGGGCATGCGTTACGGGGTGCCAAGTGAGCGGACGGCCGCCAGCTTGGGTCTCAACGATCCACGGCCAGCTCCGGAGTCGATCCTTCGGCTGCTGCCGACCGGGCCCTCCCTGAACACGCAGGACGCGCTTCGTACGTTCGACAGCGTGCCGGTCGAGCCGCCGGAACCAGGTGACTTCGAGGTGCAATCGCCGGAAGCCGCTGGAGCACCGGGCGGCGGCTGA
- the rpsM gene encoding 30S ribosomal protein S13, with the protein MARLAGVDLPREKRLEIALTYIFGIGRTRSREMIVATEMSPETRVKDLSDDDLTKLRDYLEENFKVEGDLRREVNADIRRKIEIGCYEGLRWRRGLPVRGQRTKTNARTRKGPKKTVAGKKKAGKK; encoded by the coding sequence ATGGCACGACTCGCTGGCGTCGACCTCCCCCGCGAGAAGCGGTTGGAGATCGCGCTGACTTACATTTTCGGCATTGGCCGGACCCGTTCCAGGGAGATGATCGTCGCTACGGAGATGAGCCCGGAAACCCGGGTGAAGGATCTGAGCGACGACGACCTCACGAAGCTGCGGGACTATCTCGAGGAGAACTTCAAGGTCGAAGGTGACCTTCGTCGCGAGGTGAACGCCGACATCCGCCGGAAGATCGAAATCGGGTGCTACGAAGGCCTGCGGTGGCGCCGTGGCCTCCCCGTCCGCGGGCAGCGCACCAAGACCAACGCCCGAACCCGTAAGGGTCCGAAGAAGACGGTCGCCGGCAAGAAGAAGGCTGGAAAGAAATGA
- the rplO gene encoding 50S ribosomal protein L15, whose protein sequence is MAIKIHHLRPAEGSNKSKIRVGRGESSKGKTAGRGTKGTKARKNVPAGFEGGQMPIQMRLPKLRGFNNRFRTEYQPVNVGDIARVFTDGGTVTAQDLAARGLVRKGKLVKVLGNGEVGDVKLDITADAFSKSAREKLEAAGGSATTNN, encoded by the coding sequence ATGGCCATCAAGATCCACCACCTCCGGCCGGCAGAGGGCTCGAACAAGAGCAAGATCCGGGTCGGCCGCGGCGAGAGCTCGAAGGGTAAGACCGCTGGCCGCGGCACCAAGGGCACCAAGGCGCGGAAGAACGTACCCGCCGGGTTCGAGGGTGGGCAGATGCCCATCCAGATGCGGCTGCCGAAGCTGCGTGGTTTCAACAACCGGTTCCGGACCGAGTACCAGCCGGTGAACGTGGGCGACATCGCCAGGGTGTTCACCGACGGCGGCACGGTCACCGCCCAGGACCTGGCCGCCCGTGGCCTGGTGCGCAAGGGCAAGCTGGTGAAGGTGCTCGGCAACGGCGAGGTCGGCGACGTCAAGCTGGACATCACCGCGGACGCCTTCTCGAAGAGCGCCCGGGAGAAGCTCGAAGCCGCCGGTGGCTCCGCCACCACCAACAACTGA
- the rpsD gene encoding 30S ribosomal protein S4, with the protein MARYTGPATRISRRLKVDLIGGDQAFERRPYPPGQHGRGRVKESEYLLQLQEKQKARHTYGVLERQFSRYYKEAVRRTGKTGENLLQILESRLDNVVYRAGIARTRRQARQLVSHGHFLVNGKNVNVPSYQVTKFDIIDVRPRSLQMLPFVVAKESFGDRPIPGWLQVVPSNLRVLVHQLPERAQIDVPVQEQLIVEFYSK; encoded by the coding sequence ATGGCTCGTTACACCGGCCCCGCGACCCGTATCTCGCGTCGTCTCAAGGTTGACCTCATCGGCGGCGACCAAGCCTTCGAGCGTCGCCCCTACCCGCCGGGCCAGCATGGCCGCGGTCGGGTCAAGGAGAGCGAGTACCTCCTGCAGCTGCAGGAGAAGCAGAAGGCCCGGCACACCTACGGTGTCCTGGAGCGGCAGTTCAGCCGCTACTACAAAGAAGCCGTGCGCCGCACCGGTAAGACCGGCGAGAACCTGCTGCAGATCCTCGAATCGCGGCTGGACAACGTGGTCTACCGGGCAGGTATTGCCCGGACCCGGCGGCAGGCTCGGCAGCTGGTGAGTCACGGTCACTTCCTTGTCAATGGCAAGAACGTGAACGTCCCGAGCTACCAGGTGACGAAGTTCGACATCATCGACGTGCGGCCCAGGTCGCTGCAGATGCTGCCGTTCGTGGTCGCGAAGGAGTCCTTCGGGGACCGTCCGATTCCGGGGTGGTTGCAGGTCGTGCCGTCCAATCTGCGCGTGTTGGTGCACCAGTTGCCCGAGCGCGCGCAGATCGACGTTCCCGTGCAGGAACAGCTGATCGTCGAGTTCTACTCGAAGTGA
- the map gene encoding type I methionyl aminopeptidase, whose product MIEVKTQGELEAMRAAGLVVARTLRLLTDAAQVGVSTAELNELAEQTIRDAGAVPSFKGYHGFPASICASVNEQIVHGIPSGSQVLAAGDLLSVDCGAILEGWHGDSAVTIEVDAASDADRALSAATRAAMWAGVDAVVPGGRLTDISHAVQNAAEQASLADGVEYGMIVEYGGHGIGTSMHMEPFLPNVGKPGRGPRLKIGMALAIEPMLTGGGGETRELDDGWTVVTTDGSRSAHWEHTVAVTADGPWVLTAPE is encoded by the coding sequence ATGATCGAGGTCAAGACGCAGGGCGAGCTGGAAGCCATGCGTGCCGCCGGATTGGTCGTGGCTCGAACACTGCGGCTGCTGACCGACGCCGCGCAAGTGGGAGTCAGCACGGCTGAGTTGAACGAACTCGCCGAGCAGACCATTCGGGACGCCGGTGCGGTGCCCTCATTCAAGGGGTATCACGGGTTTCCCGCCTCGATCTGCGCCTCGGTGAACGAGCAGATCGTGCACGGCATCCCGTCCGGCTCGCAGGTGTTGGCCGCGGGCGACTTGCTGTCGGTGGACTGTGGCGCGATCTTGGAAGGCTGGCACGGTGACTCGGCGGTAACCATCGAGGTTGACGCGGCCTCCGATGCGGACCGGGCGCTATCCGCCGCTACCAGGGCCGCCATGTGGGCCGGGGTGGATGCCGTTGTGCCGGGCGGCCGGTTGACCGACATCTCCCACGCCGTGCAGAACGCGGCCGAACAAGCGAGCCTGGCCGATGGCGTGGAGTACGGCATGATCGTCGAGTACGGAGGCCACGGCATCGGCACGTCCATGCATATGGAGCCGTTCCTGCCGAACGTCGGTAAACCAGGACGGGGGCCGCGCCTCAAGATCGGGATGGCGCTCGCGATCGAGCCGATGCTGACCGGCGGAGGTGGTGAGACGCGTGAGCTGGATGACGGCTGGACCGTCGTCACCACGGACGGGTCACGGTCCGCGCACTGGGAGCACACCGTGGCGGTCACCGCTGATGGGCCGTGGGTCCTCACCGCGCCTGAGTAA